From Chryseobacterium sp. IHB B 17019, one genomic window encodes:
- the radC gene encoding RadC family protein, translated as MSIKFLAEDDRPREKFLLKGKSSLSDSELLAIIMGSGNRDETAVDLARRILASVDNSWNQLSLLSIKDLMKFKGVGEVKAISITTALEIGRRRMGQEVPEKPVITSSNSAYQIFRNHLSDLRTEEFWAIFLNQSNKVIHISQLTQGGINQSIVDVRVLFKTALDHFSTAIIIAHNHPSGNLKPSREDIDITQQIKAAGNMLNIQLLDHLIITQDSYFSFADDGLL; from the coding sequence TTTTTACTGAAAGGTAAAAGCTCACTTTCCGATTCAGAATTACTGGCTATCATTATGGGAAGCGGGAACAGGGATGAGACTGCCGTTGATTTGGCAAGGAGAATTTTGGCTTCGGTGGACAATAGCTGGAATCAGTTGAGTTTACTTTCAATTAAAGATCTGATGAAATTTAAAGGTGTTGGTGAAGTAAAAGCAATTTCTATCACAACAGCACTGGAGATCGGAAGAAGGAGAATGGGGCAGGAAGTTCCGGAAAAACCCGTTATTACCAGCAGTAATTCCGCCTATCAGATTTTCAGGAATCATTTATCCGATTTGCGGACAGAAGAGTTTTGGGCAATTTTCCTTAACCAAAGTAATAAAGTGATTCATATCTCACAGTTGACCCAGGGCGGTATAAATCAGTCAATTGTCGATGTGAGAGTCCTATTTAAAACTGCTTTGGATCACTTCTCGACGGCAATTATTATTGCCCACAATCATCCATCGGGAAATTTAAAACCGAGCAGGGAAGATATAGATATTACACAGCAAATAAAAGCAGCCGGAAATATGCTGAATATCCAGCTTTTAGATCATCTGATTATTACACAGGATTCATATTTTAGTTTTGCAGACGACGGATTATTATGA
- a CDS encoding DUF7935 family protein, with product MTSFSGYLPYAFALIIAIPFLVLLRQFVFTYIKLKEQEIRLLTVKSNSENKAQSYERMVLFLERMKPSNIVQRFDKELAVHEFIFLTEKVISEEFEYNSSQQLYITKNSWKNIVDSKNAVIDLLHTTYEGLKGDANLEEFKTIFIMNYINGEDYISATIEDLRREILIIA from the coding sequence ATGACAAGTTTTTCAGGATATTTACCTTATGCTTTTGCATTGATCATTGCGATACCTTTTTTGGTTTTGCTCAGACAATTTGTGTTTACTTATATTAAACTTAAAGAACAGGAAATCAGGTTGCTTACCGTAAAATCAAATTCTGAAAATAAGGCTCAGTCTTACGAAAGAATGGTTCTGTTTCTGGAAAGAATGAAACCGTCGAATATTGTTCAAAGGTTTGATAAAGAGCTGGCCGTTCATGAATTTATCTTTCTTACGGAAAAAGTAATTAGTGAAGAATTTGAATACAACTCTTCCCAACAGCTTTATATAACGAAAAATTCCTGGAAGAATATTGTTGATTCAAAGAATGCTGTCATCGATTTGCTTCATACAACCTACGAAGGGTTAAAAGGTGATGCAAACCTTGAAGAATTTAAAACAATTTTCATCATGAACTACATCAATGGTGAAGATTATATTTCTGCAACAATAGAAGATTTAAGGAGAGAAATTTTAATAATAGCTTAA
- a CDS encoding inorganic pyrophosphatase, translating into MIPNFKAHPWHGISAGEDAPNVVNVFVEIVPSDTIKYEVDKETGFLKVDRPQKFSNIIPSLYGFVPRTYCDNAVMNLAIERGADDVTMGDHDPLDICVLSSHNIHGGGLLMEAIPIGGFKMIDGGEADDKIVAVMIGDHAFGHFRDISELPEAEVKRLMHYFLTYKNLPDEPAKCRIQEVYGAEHAKKVIKASQEDYANKYGG; encoded by the coding sequence ATGATTCCAAATTTTAAAGCACATCCATGGCACGGAATTTCTGCAGGAGAAGATGCGCCGAATGTTGTAAATGTTTTCGTGGAGATCGTTCCTTCAGATACTATTAAATATGAAGTAGATAAAGAAACCGGATTTTTAAAGGTTGACAGACCTCAGAAATTCTCAAATATTATTCCTTCCCTTTACGGTTTTGTTCCAAGAACATATTGTGACAATGCTGTTATGAATTTAGCAATCGAAAGAGGTGCGGACGACGTTACAATGGGAGATCATGACCCTTTGGATATCTGTGTTTTAAGCTCTCACAATATTCATGGAGGTGGTCTATTGATGGAAGCCATCCCAATCGGAGGTTTCAAAATGATTGATGGAGGGGAAGCTGACGATAAAATTGTTGCCGTAATGATCGGTGATCACGCTTTCGGACATTTCAGAGATATTTCAGAATTGCCTGAAGCTGAAGTGAAACGATTAATGCACTACTTCTTAACATACAAAAACTTGCCGGATGAGCCCGCAAAATGCAGAATCCAGGAGGTTTACGGTGCTGAACACGCTAAAAAAGTGATCAAAGCCTCTCAGGAAGATTACGCAAACAAATACGGAGGATAA
- a CDS encoding sodium-translocating pyrophosphatase, with product MDLFALVPIFGVVALLYTFLQSNWVSKQDAGDEKMKVISGHIADGAMAFLKAEYKVLIYFVVIVAILLAVMGMTNANSHWTIGAAFVVGAIFSALAGFIGMKIATKANVRTAQAAKTSLSKALKVSFTGGSVMGMGVAGLAVLGLGTLFIIIKQIFAPDAPVDSHEMERTIEILTGFSLGAESIALFARVGGGIYTKAADVGADLVGKVEAGIPEDDPRNPATIADNVGDNVGDVAGMGADLFGSYVATVLATMVLGRETVSEDAFGGFAPILLPMLIAGTGIIFSMIGTLFVRINDNEDSSTSSVQNALNLGNWGSIVITAIASYFLVTYILPEKMVLRGYEFTKMGVFGAIMVGLVVGTLMSIITEYYTAMGKRPVKSIVRQSSTGHATNIIGGLAVGMESTLLPIIVLAGGIYGSYLCAGLYGVAIAAAGMMATTAMQLAIDAFGPIADNAGGIAEMSELPKEVREKTDILDAVGNTTAATGKGFAIASAALTALALFAAFVGIAGIDGIDIYRADVLAGLFVGGMIPFIFSSLAITAVGQAAMAMVEEVRRQFREIPGILEGTAQPEYEKCVAISTDASIRKMMLPGAIAIISPLLIGFIFGPEVLGGFLAGATVCGVLMGMFQNNAGGAWDNAKKSFEKGVDINGQTYYKGSEPHKASVTGDTVGDPFKDTSGPSMNILIKLMSIVSLVIAPTLAVIHKDKIDANRQAKIEALTGVAGIHAVSGANSQSGIIPVGPKEIKGHLNESGDFVYETGNIQEVELKGGKKISIGEGSQLFQLYNSVKTKDQKVLDPTNWYTIENLYFQTGSSDLKPGSEVQLLNLVEILTAYPDLKIKLGGYTDNTGNEESNQKLSNLRAQTAKLKLLELGIAGDRVEAEGYGSQYPVCPENDTDECKAKNRRIDVRILAL from the coding sequence ATGGATCTATTTGCGTTAGTACCAATCTTTGGTGTTGTTGCTTTACTCTACACTTTTCTTCAAAGTAACTGGGTGAGTAAACAGGATGCCGGGGATGAAAAAATGAAAGTTATCAGCGGACACATCGCTGACGGTGCAATGGCTTTTCTAAAAGCTGAGTACAAGGTTTTAATCTATTTCGTGGTCATTGTAGCCATTCTTTTAGCCGTGATGGGTATGACCAATGCCAATTCGCACTGGACAATAGGTGCTGCTTTTGTGGTAGGGGCAATATTCTCTGCCTTGGCCGGCTTTATCGGAATGAAAATCGCTACAAAAGCGAATGTAAGAACTGCACAGGCTGCAAAAACTTCCCTTTCAAAAGCTCTTAAAGTTTCTTTTACAGGAGGTTCGGTAATGGGAATGGGAGTTGCAGGATTGGCTGTTTTAGGATTAGGGACTCTTTTTATTATTATAAAACAAATTTTCGCCCCGGATGCACCGGTGGATTCCCATGAAATGGAAAGAACCATTGAAATTCTCACAGGATTTTCCTTAGGTGCAGAATCAATAGCACTTTTCGCAAGAGTTGGTGGGGGAATTTATACAAAAGCGGCGGATGTTGGAGCCGATTTAGTAGGAAAAGTTGAAGCAGGTATTCCTGAAGATGATCCAAGGAATCCAGCTACAATCGCTGATAACGTGGGAGACAATGTGGGAGACGTTGCAGGAATGGGAGCGGATTTGTTCGGTTCTTATGTTGCAACAGTTTTAGCAACAATGGTTTTAGGAAGGGAAACCGTTTCCGAAGATGCTTTCGGCGGTTTTGCACCGATACTTTTACCAATGCTTATTGCAGGAACAGGAATTATTTTTTCGATGATAGGGACTTTATTTGTTAGAATTAATGACAATGAAGATTCTTCAACCTCAAGCGTTCAGAACGCTTTAAACCTGGGAAACTGGGGAAGTATTGTGATCACAGCTATAGCTTCATATTTTCTGGTAACATATATTTTACCGGAAAAAATGGTTTTAAGAGGATACGAATTCACTAAAATGGGCGTTTTCGGAGCCATCATGGTGGGATTGGTTGTAGGTACTTTGATGAGTATCATTACAGAATATTATACTGCGATGGGTAAAAGGCCGGTAAAAAGTATCGTAAGACAGTCTTCCACAGGGCATGCAACCAATATCATTGGCGGACTTGCCGTTGGTATGGAATCCACATTGCTTCCAATTATTGTTTTGGCGGGCGGGATTTACGGATCTTATTTATGTGCCGGATTGTACGGTGTTGCTATTGCAGCAGCAGGAATGATGGCAACAACAGCTATGCAGCTGGCAATTGACGCTTTCGGGCCGATTGCAGATAATGCAGGAGGTATCGCCGAAATGAGCGAATTACCAAAAGAAGTTCGTGAGAAAACAGATATTCTTGATGCAGTCGGGAATACAACAGCAGCCACAGGTAAAGGTTTTGCTATTGCTTCGGCGGCGTTAACGGCTTTGGCTTTGTTTGCGGCCTTCGTGGGAATTGCAGGAATCGACGGGATTGATATTTACAGGGCTGATGTTTTAGCTGGATTATTTGTTGGAGGGATGATTCCGTTTATCTTTTCTTCACTGGCCATTACGGCGGTAGGACAGGCGGCAATGGCAATGGTAGAGGAAGTAAGAAGACAGTTCCGCGAGATCCCGGGAATTCTGGAAGGTACGGCACAGCCTGAATATGAAAAGTGTGTGGCCATTTCTACCGATGCTTCCATCAGAAAAATGATGCTTCCGGGCGCTATTGCTATTATTTCACCTTTATTAATTGGGTTCATCTTTGGGCCTGAAGTGTTAGGCGGATTCTTAGCCGGCGCTACTGTTTGTGGGGTTCTGATGGGAATGTTCCAAAACAACGCAGGTGGAGCTTGGGATAACGCTAAAAAATCTTTCGAAAAAGGAGTTGATATCAACGGACAGACCTATTATAAAGGTTCTGAGCCGCATAAAGCTTCAGTCACTGGAGATACGGTGGGAGATCCATTTAAGGACACTTCCGGACCGTCCATGAATATTTTGATTAAATTAATGTCGATCGTTTCATTGGTAATAGCACCTACTTTAGCTGTTATCCATAAAGATAAAATTGATGCTAACAGACAAGCAAAAATTGAAGCCTTAACAGGAGTTGCCGGAATACATGCCGTATCCGGGGCAAATTCTCAAAGCGGAATAATTCCTGTAGGCCCAAAAGAAATCAAAGGTCATTTGAATGAAAGCGGAGATTTTGTTTATGAAACAGGCAATATCCAGGAAGTGGAATTAAAAGGCGGAAAGAAAATTTCCATTGGTGAAGGCAGCCAATTGTTTCAATTATATAATTCGGTTAAAACCAAAGACCAGAAAGTATTAGATCCTACTAACTGGTACACTATCGAAAATCTTTATTTTCAAACAGGTTCCAGTGATTTGAAACCGGGTTCAGAGGTTCAGTTATTAAATTTAGTTGAAATTCTTACTGCGTATCCAGATTTAAAAATTAAACTGGGAGGCTATACTGATAATACCGGAAACGAGGAAAGTAATCAAAAACTCTCTAATTTAAGGGCACAGACTGCAAAACTGAAATTATTGGAACTAGGAATTGCGGGAGATCGGGTAGAAGCGGAAGGATATGGCTCTCAATATCCTGTTTGTCCGGAAAATGATACAGATGAATGTAAAGCTAAAAACAGAAGAATTGATGTAAGGATTTTAGCGCTTTAA
- a CDS encoding aminotransferase class I/II-fold pyridoxal phosphate-dependent enzyme — protein sequence MNNIYGFNHYSFFTDMSELASKHKSFDLSLGLPDFDIDVRLKQYLKEAADLNNHQYEPLAGNPLLIENVIKFNLQRKNYINIPKNEVTIVPCATFALYTSLKCILNQGDEVIVIQPSYYTYGPSIFLNGGVPVYYDLDNDFTVNWEKLQNCISKKTKAIIVNSPQNPTGKIWSKEDWNHLYEIIKDQEIYLISEEIYDTYCYDSVEHYSSFLHSELKKRTFCIFSFGKMFHTTGWKVGYLLASEELTAKFRCHQQYISYSANSPCQYALAKYLEVFEPSKNQVLMQKKRDIFNELIKETPLIVEQKAEGAVFQIVNFRNVSKTMTDVEFSKWLTVEKKVACLPLSAFYNSKQDSDYVRFSFAKNDDLIIDALEHLRKNL from the coding sequence ATGAACAATATTTACGGATTCAATCATTACTCATTTTTCACGGACATGTCTGAGTTGGCTTCAAAACACAAAAGTTTTGACCTGTCTCTCGGCTTGCCGGATTTTGATATTGATGTCCGTCTGAAACAGTATTTGAAAGAAGCTGCTGATCTTAATAACCATCAATATGAGCCACTTGCGGGAAATCCTTTATTGATAGAGAATGTGATTAAATTTAATCTTCAAAGAAAAAACTACATTAACATTCCAAAAAACGAAGTAACCATTGTTCCCTGTGCAACCTTTGCTTTATATACTTCCCTCAAATGTATTTTGAATCAGGGAGATGAAGTGATCGTAATTCAGCCTTCTTACTATACTTATGGACCATCAATTTTCCTAAACGGCGGGGTTCCTGTCTATTATGATCTTGATAATGATTTCACTGTAAATTGGGAAAAACTGCAAAATTGCATTTCAAAAAAAACAAAAGCGATTATTGTCAATTCCCCACAAAATCCTACAGGAAAAATCTGGTCAAAAGAGGATTGGAACCATTTATATGAAATAATAAAAGACCAGGAAATCTATCTGATTTCGGAAGAAATTTACGACACTTATTGTTATGACAGTGTTGAACATTACAGCTCGTTTCTCCATTCAGAACTTAAAAAAAGGACGTTTTGCATTTTTTCTTTCGGGAAAATGTTTCATACAACCGGCTGGAAAGTTGGTTATTTATTAGCATCAGAAGAGCTTACTGCAAAGTTCAGATGTCACCAGCAATATATTTCTTATAGTGCAAATTCGCCCTGTCAGTATGCTTTGGCAAAATATCTTGAAGTTTTTGAGCCTTCAAAAAATCAGGTTTTAATGCAGAAAAAGCGAGATATTTTTAATGAATTAATTAAAGAAACACCATTAATTGTCGAACAAAAAGCTGAGGGCGCGGTTTTTCAGATTGTCAATTTCAGGAATGTCTCAAAGACCATGACTGATGTAGAATTTTCAAAATGGCTGACTGTTGAGAAAAAAGTGGCCTGTCTTCCGCTTTCTGCTTTTTATAATTCGAAGCAGGATTCTGATTATGTTCGTTTTAGTTTTGCTAAAAATGATGATTTAATTATTGATGCTTTGGAACATTTGAGGAAAAATTTATAA
- a CDS encoding M28 family metallopeptidase: MKRLFIPIFSIVMLVSCGTAKTPADAATDQSSNVKGDKAFLTAYKEIKADDLKKNLYVIASDEMGGRDTGSPGQKKAGEYMVNYYKSLGISYPKALGSYYQKVPADYMKQRGGSNLPDSENILAFIEGSEKPEEIIVISGHYDHVGTQKGVVYNGADDDGSGTVAVMEIAKAFQSAKKAGKGPKRSILFLHVTGEEHGLFGSEYYTDNPVFPLANTVADLNIDMIGRDDPQNRGKQYVYVIGSEMLSSQLKVINEAANKKTNNLELNYSYDDPNDPQRLYYRSDHYNFAKNNVPVAFFFDGIHEDYHKPTDDVEKIDYKLLEKRTQLVFATAWELANMPTRIVVDKK; the protein is encoded by the coding sequence ATGAAAAGACTATTTATTCCAATATTTTCAATCGTAATGCTGGTGAGCTGTGGAACGGCAAAAACTCCTGCTGACGCCGCTACCGATCAATCTTCAAATGTAAAAGGTGATAAAGCGTTTCTTACTGCATATAAGGAAATTAAAGCTGATGACTTAAAGAAAAACTTATATGTAATTGCTTCCGATGAGATGGGAGGGAGAGATACTGGAAGTCCCGGACAGAAAAAAGCTGGGGAATATATGGTTAACTATTATAAAAGCCTGGGAATTTCCTATCCTAAAGCTTTAGGATCTTATTATCAGAAAGTTCCGGCGGATTATATGAAGCAGCGAGGTGGAAGCAACCTTCCTGATTCTGAAAATATTCTCGCTTTTATTGAAGGAAGTGAAAAACCGGAAGAAATTATTGTTATTTCAGGGCATTATGATCATGTCGGGACACAAAAAGGTGTTGTTTACAACGGTGCAGATGACGATGGGAGCGGAACGGTTGCCGTAATGGAAATTGCAAAAGCATTCCAGAGTGCTAAGAAAGCAGGAAAAGGCCCGAAAAGATCAATTTTATTTCTTCATGTGACAGGTGAGGAGCACGGCTTATTCGGTTCTGAATATTATACTGATAATCCGGTATTTCCGTTGGCAAATACGGTTGCAGACCTGAATATTGATATGATTGGCCGCGATGATCCACAAAACAGAGGAAAACAATATGTTTATGTGATTGGTTCTGAGATGTTAAGCTCACAATTAAAAGTAATCAATGAAGCAGCCAATAAAAAAACAAATAATCTTGAATTGAACTACAGTTATGACGATCCGAATGATCCTCAAAGATTGTATTACAGATCAGACCACTACAATTTTGCAAAAAATAATGTTCCGGTAGCATTTTTCTTCGACGGAATTCACGAAGATTATCACAAACCGACAGATGATGTTGAAAAAATTGACTATAAGCTGCTTGAAAAAAGAACCCAGCTTGTGTTTGCAACTGCCTGGGAATTAGCAAATATGCCAACGAGAATTGTCGTTGATAAAAAATAA
- a CDS encoding GNAT family N-acetyltransferase, producing the protein MIREARLEDIPQIQIVRNSVKENTLSDPNLVTDKDCEEFLFERGKGWVYEADGQIVGFSIVDMKENNIWALFVHPDFENNGIGRKLHNIMLDWYFERTRQEVWLGTSPRTRAESFYRKTGWKEIGLHGKSEIKFEMTYNNWKNK; encoded by the coding sequence ATGATCCGTGAAGCCCGATTAGAAGATATTCCGCAGATACAAATCGTAAGGAATTCCGTGAAAGAAAACACACTGTCTGACCCAAATCTGGTGACAGACAAAGACTGTGAAGAATTTTTATTTGAAAGAGGAAAAGGCTGGGTGTATGAAGCTGATGGACAGATTGTGGGGTTTTCGATTGTTGATATGAAGGAGAATAATATTTGGGCTTTGTTCGTACATCCTGATTTCGAGAATAATGGGATTGGAAGAAAACTTCACAATATAATGCTTGATTGGTATTTTGAACGGACAAGACAAGAGGTCTGGCTCGGAACTTCTCCTCGTACAAGAGCCGAAAGTTTTTACCGGAAGACCGGCTGGAAAGAAATCGGACTACACGGAAAAAGTGAAATAAAATTTGAAATGACTTACAATAACTGGAAAAATAAGTAA
- a CDS encoding glyoxalase produces MKQNLQSIRPFIGAENFEVSRNFYKDLGFEEIILEPKLSLFKKQKTGFYLQDAYVKDWIDNTMIFIEVENVDEFWQELIGLNLTEKYDRVKLIPIRTMAWGKECFVHDPSGILWHFGEFFDK; encoded by the coding sequence ATGAAACAAAATTTACAATCAATTCGTCCATTCATCGGAGCTGAAAATTTCGAAGTAAGCCGTAATTTTTATAAGGACTTAGGTTTTGAAGAAATTATTCTAGAGCCCAAATTATCTTTATTTAAAAAGCAGAAAACAGGTTTCTACCTCCAGGATGCTTACGTAAAAGACTGGATTGATAACACCATGATTTTCATTGAGGTAGAAAATGTAGATGAATTCTGGCAGGAACTTATAGGCTTAAATCTTACAGAAAAATATGACCGGGTAAAACTTATACCAATCAGGACAATGGCTTGGGGAAAAGAATGTTTTGTTCACGATCCTTCCGGAATCTTGTGGCATTTTGGTGAGTTTTTTGATAAATAA
- a CDS encoding VOC family protein — translation MKTKQIWANLAVKDLDVTTKFYIALGFTSNNSMKSDELTSFSFGENNFIINFFLKDVLETNTKTEFSNLQTGNEVIFSFSAESKDEVDQWMAIIIKAGGKIFADPYEIGEGYTFGFSDPDGHKFNVLYWPGM, via the coding sequence ATGAAAACGAAACAAATCTGGGCAAATCTTGCAGTAAAAGATCTTGATGTGACAACGAAATTTTATATCGCATTAGGTTTTACATCCAACAATTCTATGAAATCTGATGAACTGACGAGCTTTTCTTTCGGAGAAAATAATTTTATCATTAACTTTTTCCTGAAAGATGTTCTCGAAACCAATACCAAAACGGAATTTTCTAATCTTCAGACCGGAAATGAAGTTATCTTCAGCTTCTCAGCCGAGAGTAAAGACGAGGTTGACCAATGGATGGCCATTATCATCAAAGCAGGTGGAAAAATTTTCGCCGATCCTTATGAAATTGGCGAAGGATATACTTTTGGATTCTCTGATCCGGATGGTCATAAATTCAATGTGCTGTATTGGCCGGGAATGTAA
- a CDS encoding SDR family oxidoreductase: MKTIFITGASTGLGKATAKLFQNKGWNVIATMRNPEAETELTQMDNVTLLPLDVTNLEQIKSATKKALEISDVDVVFNNAGYGLIGPLESLTDDQVVRQITTNLLGVIRVTQAFIPYFREKKQGMFISTTSIGGLLTFPISSIYHATKWALEGWSESLAFELNTLGINIKTVAPGGIKTDFISRSLDTGNQPEYESLVNTMFSNTEAMMEHATAPGRIAEVVYEAATDGKKQLTYIAGEDAKALYAQRLEMGVEAFREQFGKQFIN, from the coding sequence ATGAAAACAATTTTCATAACAGGCGCCTCTACAGGACTTGGAAAAGCAACAGCAAAATTATTTCAGAACAAAGGATGGAACGTCATTGCAACGATGAGAAACCCGGAAGCAGAAACAGAATTAACACAAATGGATAACGTTACTTTACTTCCATTAGATGTTACAAATCTGGAACAGATCAAATCAGCAACAAAAAAAGCATTGGAAATCAGTGATGTTGATGTAGTATTCAACAACGCGGGTTACGGATTGATTGGGCCGTTGGAATCCTTAACTGATGACCAGGTGGTGAGACAGATCACAACAAATTTATTAGGAGTTATCCGTGTGACACAGGCTTTTATTCCTTATTTCAGAGAAAAAAAACAGGGAATGTTTATTTCAACAACTTCAATTGGCGGATTATTAACCTTCCCGATCAGCTCAATTTATCATGCAACAAAATGGGCATTGGAAGGATGGAGCGAAAGTTTGGCTTTTGAATTAAATACTTTAGGCATCAATATTAAAACCGTTGCTCCGGGCGGAATTAAAACAGATTTTATCAGCCGTTCTTTGGACACGGGAAATCAGCCTGAATATGAAAGTCTTGTCAATACCATGTTCTCGAATACGGAAGCCATGATGGAGCATGCAACAGCTCCGGGACGTATCGCGGAAGTAGTGTACGAAGCTGCAACAGACGGTAAAAAGCAATTGACATACATTGCAGGAGAAGATGCCAAAGCATTATATGCACAGCGATTGGAAATGGGTGTGGAAGCTTTTAGAGAGCAGTTTGGGAAGCAGTTTATTAATTGA
- a CDS encoding helix-turn-helix domain-containing protein, with protein sequence MEKKDNSLLKFSSISELHQVLGVQKPLHPLISLVDNTKMSVDKYYLDRSFTLGFYKVSYKFSENGKMGYGQGYYDFNEGGMMFTAPNQVLFTDSDAEYQGYTLFIHPDFLRNYPLAKNIKKYGFFSYDTNEALHLSEKEKTLITGLMNNINDELNTSIDEISQDVIISYLEVLLNYSNRFYKRQFITRKVVNHDLLTKMEDLLENYFNTQNTLTKGLPTVEFLASELNLSPHYLSDMLRNLTGQNAQQHIHEKLIEKAKEYLTTTNFSVSEVAYQLGFEHSQSFNKLFKKKMNVTPLGYKQSFN encoded by the coding sequence ATGGAAAAAAAAGACAATTCTCTTTTAAAATTTTCTTCAATTTCTGAGCTTCACCAGGTTTTGGGTGTTCAGAAACCGCTTCATCCGCTGATCAGTTTGGTGGACAATACGAAAATGAGTGTTGATAAATACTATCTTGACAGAAGTTTTACATTAGGCTTTTACAAAGTTTCCTATAAATTTTCTGAAAACGGCAAAATGGGTTATGGGCAGGGATATTATGATTTTAATGAAGGTGGAATGATGTTTACGGCACCCAATCAGGTTTTATTTACTGATAGCGATGCTGAATATCAAGGATATACATTGTTTATTCATCCAGACTTCCTGCGAAATTATCCTTTAGCGAAAAATATCAAGAAATACGGTTTCTTTTCTTATGATACGAATGAAGCATTGCATTTATCAGAAAAAGAAAAAACTTTAATTACAGGATTAATGAATAATATTAATGATGAACTGAATACATCAATTGATGAAATAAGTCAGGATGTTATTATTTCATACCTGGAAGTTTTATTGAACTACAGCAACCGTTTTTACAAAAGGCAATTCATTACCCGAAAAGTGGTAAATCATGATCTGCTTACCAAAATGGAGGATCTTCTGGAAAACTACTTCAATACCCAAAATACCTTAACAAAAGGGCTTCCAACAGTAGAATTTTTGGCTTCCGAACTGAATTTGTCACCTCATTATCTTAGTGATATGCTTAGAAATCTTACGGGCCAGAATGCGCAGCAGCATATTCATGAAAAACTGATCGAAAAAGCTAAAGAATATCTCACCACAACGAATTTTTCCGTGTCAGAAGTGGCTTATCAGCTCGGTTTTGAGCATTCACAGTCTTTCAATAAATTATTTAAAAAGAAGATGAATGTGACACCGTTGGGATATAAGCAATCTTTTAATTAA
- a CDS encoding NAD(P)-dependent oxidoreductase: MKTNTIAVIGGTGKSGKYLVQNLLHKNYSIKLLLRNPENFTIKNPLVEIVKGDARDYESINNLIKNCSVVISTLGQPKDEKSIFSDAAENIIRAMNFNGIKRYIATTGLSVNSPFDSKNEKMKMATDWMYQNYPETTEDKQKEYELLADSNLDWTLVRLPLINLTSESFKTETSLEDCKGGNISATDLAEFLVSQIDDKTFVRQSPFLYNIL, encoded by the coding sequence ATGAAAACAAATACTATTGCCGTAATCGGCGGAACAGGAAAATCAGGAAAATATCTTGTTCAGAATCTTTTACATAAAAACTATTCAATCAAATTACTACTAAGAAATCCTGAGAATTTCACCATTAAAAATCCTTTAGTTGAAATCGTAAAAGGCGATGCAAGAGATTATGAATCAATCAATAATCTAATTAAAAATTGCAGCGTTGTAATAAGTACGCTTGGCCAGCCGAAAGACGAAAAATCAATTTTCAGTGATGCTGCGGAAAACATTATCAGAGCAATGAATTTTAATGGGATTAAAAGATATATTGCAACAACCGGCTTGAGTGTAAATTCACCTTTTGACAGTAAAAATGAAAAAATGAAAATGGCAACCGACTGGATGTATCAAAATTACCCCGAAACCACAGAAGACAAGCAAAAAGAATACGAACTTCTCGCTGATAGTAACCTGGATTGGACTTTGGTAAGGCTTCCGCTAATCAATCTGACTTCGGAAAGTTTCAAAACCGAAACAAGCTTAGAAGACTGCAAAGGAGGAAATATCAGTGCAACAGATCTTGCAGAATTTTTGGTTTCTCAAATTGATGATAAAACTTTTGTTCGGCAGAGTCCGTTTTTGTATAATATCCTTTAA